A window of the Methanomassiliicoccales archaeon genome harbors these coding sequences:
- a CDS encoding hydrogenase iron-sulfur subunit, translated as MDAALSEPSADEVRGIAFLCHWCAYAGADNAGVSRFQYPPDLLPIRVMCSGRVDPFHILYAFLKGADGVFIGACHPGDCHYIIGNQLMKKKVDNLKRMIEDYHFDSRRLRVEWISASEGRKFAESIQEFVELLRNLGPNPLRTGLITKGIHTIERGVT; from the coding sequence ATAGATGCAGCGCTCTCGGAACCAAGCGCGGATGAGGTCCGGGGCATAGCCTTTCTCTGCCATTGGTGCGCATATGCTGGAGCTGATAATGCAGGAGTAAGCAGATTTCAATATCCACCGGATTTACTTCCGATCAGAGTCATGTGTAGCGGAAGGGTTGATCCATTCCACATTCTCTACGCATTTCTCAAGGGTGCAGACGGTGTATTTATCGGGGCTTGTCATCCTGGAGACTGCCATTACATAATTGGAAATCAGCTGATGAAGAAGAAAGTTGATAATCTCAAGAGAATGATCGAGGATTATCATTTTGACTCGAGGCGTTTGCGAGTTGAATGGATTTCAGCTTCTGAGGGCAGAAAATTTGCTGAATCAATTCAGGAATTCGTTGAGCTTTTGAGAAATCTTGGTCCAAACCCTCTTCGAACTGGTTTGATTACAAAAGGGATTCATACTATTGAAAGGGGTGTGACTTGA
- the eno gene encoding phosphopyruvate hydratase, protein MSDTRIVNVEAREILDSRGNPTIEVEVKTKSSIGRAAAPSGASTGIYEAIELRDGGLRYGGKGVLKAVENVNCIVRPKLEGMDAASQGEIDQVLLELDGTKNKSRLGANAITAVSMACAKAGAAALGKELYDHLGKGNPLLPVPFMNVINGGKHAGGKLRFQEFMIAPAGMKCFSEALRAGAEVYQSLRSLLKKEYGPAAINVGDEGGFVPQINTTYQALDILVRAIEMAGYSPGKEVYLALDPAASEFFDSGTYSFDDKKYDENEIIDFYVSLVSSYPILSLEDPVEENSFDAMAELTRRIGNSIQIVGDDIFVTNSERLRKGIDKGAGNALLLKVNQVGTLTESFEAADLAFRSGYNVMVSHRSGETEDTTIADIAVALGCGQIKTGAPARGERTAKYNRLLLIERISGSKTKFPGVEAIKKRSS, encoded by the coding sequence ATGTCGGATACAAGAATTGTGAATGTTGAGGCGAGAGAGATTCTCGATTCTAGGGGAAACCCTACAATTGAAGTTGAAGTAAAGACCAAGAGTTCGATAGGAAGGGCTGCAGCCCCGTCAGGGGCGTCGACTGGAATTTACGAAGCCATCGAGCTAAGGGACGGAGGACTCCGATACGGCGGAAAAGGCGTCTTAAAGGCCGTCGAAAATGTGAACTGCATAGTTCGCCCAAAGCTGGAGGGGATGGATGCAGCTTCGCAGGGGGAGATTGACCAGGTACTGCTGGAATTGGATGGCACGAAAAATAAGTCTCGTTTGGGAGCCAACGCAATAACGGCAGTCTCTATGGCGTGTGCTAAGGCAGGTGCCGCTGCATTGGGGAAGGAACTGTATGACCATCTTGGAAAGGGCAATCCATTATTGCCTGTGCCGTTCATGAACGTAATAAATGGAGGTAAACACGCTGGAGGCAAGTTACGATTCCAAGAATTCATGATTGCTCCTGCGGGTATGAAGTGTTTTTCCGAAGCGTTGAGAGCAGGAGCAGAGGTTTATCAATCTCTGCGCTCTCTGCTCAAAAAGGAGTATGGACCAGCAGCAATTAATGTTGGAGACGAGGGAGGTTTTGTTCCCCAAATCAATACAACATATCAAGCGCTCGACATTCTCGTGAGGGCGATCGAAATGGCAGGTTATTCTCCTGGAAAGGAAGTCTATCTCGCACTCGATCCAGCTGCAAGTGAGTTCTTTGATTCTGGTACATACAGTTTCGATGACAAGAAATATGATGAAAACGAAATCATCGATTTCTATGTATCGCTGGTTTCATCCTACCCCATTCTCAGTCTTGAGGACCCAGTAGAAGAGAACTCATTCGATGCAATGGCAGAACTTACTCGCAGAATCGGAAATTCAATCCAGATCGTAGGAGACGATATTTTTGTCACAAATTCAGAGCGCCTTCGCAAGGGAATAGACAAAGGTGCTGGTAACGCACTTCTGCTGAAGGTTAATCAGGTGGGTACGCTCACGGAATCGTTCGAAGCGGCAGATCTTGCGTTTCGCTCTGGGTACAACGTGATGGTCAGTCATCGTTCTGGTGAGACTGAGGACACGACGATCGCAGATATTGCGGTTGCTCTCGGGTGCGGGCAGATAAAAACTGGTGCTCCCGCTAGAGGAGAAAGGACGGCTAAATACAACCGCCTTCTGCTCATCGAGCGCATTTCAGGGTCAAAGACTAAATTTCCCGGAGTAGAAGCAATCAAGAAAAGGAGTTCATGA
- the ribC gene encoding riboflavin synthase → MKIIGIADTTFARYDMGASAIDELKKTVTGIKIVRYTVPGIKDLPVACKKLFDEEKCDIVIAFGMPGSKPIDKTCAHEASLGLIMCQLMTNKHIIEVFVHEDEAPDEKTLAWLADRRSREHALNAYNLLYRPEVLIKNAGRGLRQGYEDVGPLRE, encoded by the coding sequence ATGAAGATAATCGGAATTGCTGACACGACCTTCGCTCGCTACGATATGGGTGCGAGTGCAATCGACGAGTTAAAAAAGACTGTAACCGGCATCAAGATAGTCAGGTATACAGTGCCTGGTATCAAGGATCTGCCCGTTGCTTGTAAGAAGTTATTTGACGAAGAAAAATGTGACATCGTCATTGCATTTGGCATGCCAGGTAGCAAGCCTATCGACAAAACTTGCGCTCATGAGGCGTCGCTTGGGCTGATCATGTGTCAGTTAATGACGAACAAGCACATAATTGAAGTTTTCGTTCATGAAGATGAGGCACCAGACGAGAAGACATTAGCGTGGCTAGCTGATAGGAGATCAAGAGAGCATGCCCTGAATGCGTACAATTTACTTTACAGACCTGAAGTCCTCATCAAGAACGCTGGCAGAGGTCTGAGACAGGGTTATGAAGATGTTGGACCGTTGAGGGAGTGA
- the ribH gene encoding 6,7-dimethyl-8-ribityllumazine synthase has translation MRMKKFNIGIVVSEYNFDITSMMLERAKEHAKFLDVNVAKVVTVPGVFDMPLAIKKMIQEKDIDGVVTLGAVIEGETEHDEVIMQQTARKIADLALEYNKPVTLGISGPGMTRLQAEERIEKAREAVEACVKMLKALS, from the coding sequence ATGAGAATGAAGAAGTTCAATATAGGAATAGTTGTGTCTGAATACAACTTCGACATAACGTCGATGATGCTCGAAAGGGCCAAAGAACATGCGAAGTTTTTGGACGTCAATGTCGCCAAGGTTGTTACTGTGCCCGGTGTCTTTGATATGCCACTTGCCATTAAGAAGATGATCCAGGAAAAGGACATAGATGGAGTGGTGACACTAGGTGCTGTAATCGAGGGCGAAACAGAACATGATGAGGTTATCATGCAGCAGACGGCTAGAAAAATTGCAGATCTTGCACTAGAATACAATAAACCTGTGACGCTCGGTATCAGCGGGCCCGGGATGACAAGGTTGCAGGCAGAGGAGCGAATTGAAAAAGCTAGAGAGGCGGTTGAAGCATGCGTGAAAATGCTAAAAGCACTATCATGA
- a CDS encoding adenylyltransferase/cytidyltransferase family protein, whose amino-acid sequence MTRVMATGVFDLLHVGHLHYLNEAKKLGDELVVVVATDATVRKRKHEPVTPESLRLELIRALKPVDKAVIGHEGDIFKVVEEIKPDIIALGYDQEFNESELEKELTRRGIRAKVVRLSKYEDDLNGTRKIIQKIIDWYTFKKKIERTEGNYEDNRNC is encoded by the coding sequence ATGACTCGGGTAATGGCGACGGGTGTCTTTGACCTTCTGCATGTTGGGCATCTCCACTATCTCAATGAAGCAAAGAAGCTCGGAGATGAACTTGTAGTTGTCGTAGCTACCGATGCAACTGTGAGAAAGAGAAAACACGAGCCTGTCACGCCTGAATCCCTAAGGCTGGAGCTTATCAGGGCACTCAAGCCTGTAGACAAGGCAGTCATCGGTCATGAGGGTGACATATTTAAAGTTGTAGAGGAGATAAAACCAGACATCATAGCTCTTGGATATGACCAGGAATTCAATGAGAGCGAGCTTGAAAAGGAATTGACTAGAAGAGGCATTAGAGCGAAAGTCGTTCGTCTATCGAAATATGAAGACGACCTCAATGGTACTAGAAAAATAATTCAGAAAATCATCGACTGGTATACATTCAAGAAAAAGATTGAGAGGACTGAGGGGAATTATGAAGATAATCGGAATTGCTGA
- a CDS encoding TIGR00269 family protein — protein MANCSKCGRSAVTFVRYNGTHLCKTHFLEFVEKRARSEVRRQIDLDKVSHISVALSGGKDSSVALYIMSEILRARKNIRLSAISVDEGISEYRPLTLAKAKELTTVLEVPHFVVSFRDEFDITLDEIAKTARKRTPCSYCGVLRRRCMNRIAKINGVNAIATGLNLDDTVQSILMNFTRGDVERLARLGPHVKIQPGLIPRIQPLRSIPEKEVYLYAMLKDLPFSDNECPYADAALRNEYRSIINKLEDRSPGTRHAILSSYDSILPALRDLHPPASMNVCACGEPTIGSRCMACELLEEMKEKKN, from the coding sequence GTGGCCAATTGTTCGAAGTGCGGAAGATCAGCGGTTACATTCGTCCGTTATAATGGAACTCATTTATGCAAAACTCATTTCCTGGAGTTTGTTGAAAAGAGAGCCAGAAGTGAGGTTAGACGCCAGATCGACCTTGACAAAGTGAGCCATATTTCGGTTGCACTATCTGGAGGCAAGGATAGCTCAGTGGCGCTATATATCATGAGTGAAATTTTGCGAGCGAGAAAGAACATCAGGTTAAGTGCAATATCGGTGGATGAGGGGATCAGTGAATATAGACCTCTTACCCTCGCGAAAGCTAAAGAACTCACGACCGTTCTCGAAGTTCCGCATTTTGTCGTTTCCTTTAGAGACGAATTCGACATTACGCTTGATGAAATTGCAAAAACAGCGCGGAAAAGAACCCCATGCTCATACTGCGGTGTTCTGAGAAGGCGATGCATGAATAGGATTGCAAAAATTAATGGTGTCAACGCCATTGCTACTGGATTGAATCTAGACGACACAGTCCAGTCAATATTAATGAATTTTACCAGAGGAGACGTTGAAAGATTAGCGCGACTAGGGCCTCATGTGAAAATTCAACCCGGCCTCATACCTCGCATTCAACCTCTTAGATCTATTCCAGAGAAAGAAGTCTACCTCTATGCTATGCTCAAAGATCTGCCCTTTTCAGACAATGAGTGTCCATATGCTGATGCCGCGTTGAGAAATGAATATAGAAGTATCATCAATAAGCTGGAGGATAGATCTCCAGGAACAAGGCATGCAATCCTTTCAAGCTACGATTCTATACTTCCAGCCCTCCGAGATTTGCATCCTCCCGCATCTATGAACGTTTGCGCATGTGGAGAACCTACGATTGGAAGTCGCTGCATGGCGTGCGAACTGCTTGAAGAGATGAAAGAAAAGAAGAATTAG
- a CDS encoding Coenzyme F420 hydrogenase/dehydrogenase, beta subunit C-terminal domain, with product MSKQLETYVWSLGRCTGCGACVSCCSRGVLFFPQDEQNPDHKRITKKFGLATASVDPCFGCEAYCAEVCPRLKEWGEGKMISVVSARPPTTTPRSKYGDLLSDVLNQLLASALSSGFIDGAIVTDVDKWTWQPFSRIVTSEEEIYECAAHQFIWSPTLSSLNEAVYEKSLRKIALVGAPCVIDAARLIQRSRMKALDIYGKSLRILIGRFCWGVCTHNLVSEIIENEMGISPRNIAIMDRTGAEEVLTITLRDGTVREISLTNTQKFLRSGCARCTDYLAESADISIGYTGSRYGYCTVITRNSAGESVLTRALQMGRLEITKSVNTNQLYIAKRNKQKRKRSQLYDEELLLMLQGLSDPEKRAEAMRRFAQLSGG from the coding sequence ATGTCAAAGCAACTCGAGACGTATGTCTGGAGTCTCGGAAGGTGTACGGGATGTGGTGCTTGTGTTTCATGTTGTTCTAGAGGAGTCTTATTTTTTCCTCAAGACGAACAGAATCCAGATCACAAGCGAATAACAAAGAAATTCGGTCTAGCGACTGCTAGCGTCGATCCTTGTTTCGGTTGTGAGGCGTATTGCGCTGAGGTGTGCCCTCGGCTAAAAGAATGGGGAGAAGGCAAGATGATCTCAGTCGTTTCCGCCAGACCGCCAACAACAACGCCGCGTAGTAAATATGGAGATTTATTAAGCGACGTGCTGAATCAACTTCTCGCGAGCGCCCTGAGCAGCGGTTTTATCGATGGTGCTATCGTAACTGATGTTGATAAATGGACGTGGCAACCCTTTTCAAGGATCGTCACATCGGAAGAGGAGATCTATGAATGCGCTGCCCATCAATTCATATGGTCGCCCACATTGTCAAGCCTCAATGAAGCCGTATACGAAAAATCCTTGCGAAAGATTGCTCTGGTGGGTGCACCTTGCGTAATAGATGCAGCACGACTGATCCAACGGTCAAGAATGAAGGCACTCGATATCTATGGAAAATCTCTTCGCATCCTTATTGGAAGGTTTTGCTGGGGGGTATGTACTCACAATCTGGTTTCAGAGATTATCGAGAACGAGATGGGAATTTCACCGAGAAACATTGCTATAATGGATAGAACAGGCGCCGAAGAAGTCTTGACGATAACACTAAGAGATGGAACTGTTAGAGAGATCTCTTTAACGAATACCCAAAAATTCCTGAGAAGTGGTTGCGCACGCTGCACAGATTACCTCGCAGAGTCTGCCGACATCTCCATTGGTTATACTGGTTCAAGATACGGATATTGCACTGTAATCACAAGAAACTCTGCTGGTGAGAGTGTCCTCACGAGAGCGCTCCAAATGGGGCGACTTGAAATCACAAAAAGCGTGAATACAAATCAATTGTACATCGCTAAGCGAAACAAGCAGAAAAGAAAAAGATCGCAACTCTATGATGAGGAACTCCTCCTTATGCTTCAAGGGCTCTCGGACCCTGAGAAAAGGGCTGAGGCCATGAGACGTTTTGCGCAGCTTTCTGGGGGATGA
- a CDS encoding bifunctional phosphoglucose/phosphomannose isomerase: MDIQEEIQDRFQECDYNSRVNTGKSITFHTMSSLDDIDFIKSVDRSGIGQHLLSFPEQIIDIADKCQYEATEKDEICICGLGGSAIAGEILAEYLHDICKCRFSVERSPFLPKWAGRRTLVIAVSYSGNTIETLAAFENALKRKCDVVCITSGGKLKELALASRTQLIEVPGGLMPRVAIGYLLGATAYVIEKVASVSLISEIKTKAKNLDAFIAELSPQNPESSNPAKILARRILGYVPVIYSQRGLRALGTRWQNQINENAKMLAFSGEIPEMGHNQIVGWLESSSVLNFLPIFLRWSFQDPVISKVQDTIIAMFAEKELKPLIVDITGNDAMDCILKGVALGDFISYYLAILKGIDPSPVNSIEELKRKSLMKLHEAYR, translated from the coding sequence ATGGACATTCAGGAAGAAATTCAAGATCGTTTCCAAGAATGTGACTACAATAGCAGGGTAAATACGGGGAAAAGTATTACCTTTCATACGATGTCTTCGCTTGACGATATCGATTTCATTAAGTCGGTGGATAGATCGGGCATCGGACAACATCTGTTGAGTTTCCCTGAGCAGATAATTGATATCGCGGATAAATGCCAATACGAAGCGACAGAGAAAGACGAAATCTGCATTTGTGGTCTCGGAGGCTCTGCAATTGCTGGGGAAATATTGGCGGAGTATCTTCATGATATTTGCAAATGTAGATTTTCAGTGGAGAGATCACCATTCCTCCCGAAATGGGCAGGAAGACGAACACTCGTCATTGCAGTGAGCTACTCAGGTAATACGATCGAAACACTGGCCGCATTTGAGAACGCTTTGAAGCGCAAATGCGACGTTGTATGCATCACCTCGGGAGGGAAACTGAAAGAACTTGCGTTGGCTTCGAGGACTCAGCTTATAGAGGTGCCCGGAGGTCTCATGCCGAGAGTTGCAATTGGATATCTTTTGGGTGCCACCGCCTATGTAATCGAGAAAGTTGCATCTGTGTCTTTAATCTCAGAAATAAAAACAAAAGCGAAAAACCTCGATGCTTTCATCGCTGAGTTATCACCGCAAAATCCTGAGAGTTCGAATCCAGCGAAGATCCTCGCTAGAAGAATTCTTGGATATGTGCCTGTGATTTACTCTCAGCGCGGACTAAGAGCGTTGGGTACTCGTTGGCAGAATCAAATTAATGAGAATGCCAAGATGCTTGCTTTTTCTGGCGAGATCCCTGAGATGGGTCATAATCAGATTGTCGGATGGCTTGAGAGTAGTTCCGTTCTCAACTTCCTCCCGATATTCTTGCGATGGTCTTTTCAAGATCCAGTTATCTCAAAGGTCCAGGACACGATAATTGCGATGTTTGCTGAGAAGGAATTGAAACCGCTTATTGTGGATATCACCGGTAATGATGCGATGGATTGCATTCTAAAAGGAGTGGCTCTTGGCGATTTCATTAGCTATTACCTGGCAATTCTGAAAGGAATCGATCCCTCGCCTGTTAACTCAATCGAAGAACTGAAAAGGAAATCGCTTATGAAATTGCATGAAGCTTATCGATGA
- the glyA gene encoding serine hydroxymethyltransferase, producing the protein MKEDAFWIREQVKAHSKWFEESLPMIASENVLSPLAQEMMISDFHGRYAEGLPGKRYYQGNEFVDRVEIKSMEIAKRLFRCSFVDVRPVSGTVANLAVIYALTNHGDLISTCALANGAHISMAPFGAVGLRGLRSIEYPWNIEDMNIDVDGTRRLLLEKKPVVAQFGLSLFLFPAPLKELRDVFEEIGCVVWYDGAHVLGLIAGGEFQDPLREGAHIITASTHKTFPGPNHGIILADGISEDIARRLRRSVFPGVTSSHHLHAMAALGITLAEEEVFGKDYARQTIRNAKALGQALYELGLDVLCPHLDFTESHTIAVNVSEYGGGEVVAKNLELANIITNKNLLPRDESPSKPSGIRLGTQELTRVGMKEAEMKEIARLIWKVVVKEAKPEVVKSDVIELKKQFTKVHYCFGEDHEAYAYRELI; encoded by the coding sequence ATGAAAGAAGATGCTTTCTGGATACGCGAACAGGTAAAGGCACACAGCAAATGGTTCGAAGAGTCGCTACCCATGATCGCTTCGGAAAACGTACTTAGTCCACTGGCTCAGGAAATGATGATTTCTGACTTTCATGGCAGATATGCTGAGGGATTGCCTGGAAAAAGATACTATCAGGGTAACGAGTTTGTCGACCGAGTCGAAATAAAGTCTATGGAGATCGCAAAGCGGCTTTTCCGCTGCTCTTTTGTCGATGTTAGGCCCGTGTCCGGTACAGTGGCAAATCTTGCTGTTATCTATGCACTAACAAATCACGGCGACTTGATTTCAACATGCGCGCTTGCGAATGGTGCACACATTTCGATGGCGCCGTTTGGTGCCGTCGGTTTGAGAGGTCTCAGGAGCATTGAATATCCGTGGAATATTGAAGATATGAACATCGACGTTGATGGAACGAGAAGGCTACTTCTAGAAAAAAAGCCTGTAGTTGCCCAGTTCGGTCTCTCTCTCTTTCTGTTTCCAGCACCTCTGAAGGAACTGAGGGATGTTTTTGAGGAAATAGGATGCGTTGTATGGTATGATGGCGCTCATGTGCTCGGTTTGATCGCTGGCGGTGAATTTCAAGATCCACTTCGAGAAGGCGCCCATATCATCACTGCGAGTACGCACAAAACATTCCCCGGTCCTAATCATGGGATTATTCTTGCTGATGGGATCTCAGAGGATATTGCAAGAAGACTGCGAAGATCGGTATTTCCAGGCGTTACAAGCAGCCATCACCTTCATGCAATGGCCGCACTTGGAATCACGCTTGCCGAAGAGGAAGTTTTTGGGAAAGATTATGCCAGGCAAACAATCAGAAATGCAAAGGCCCTAGGTCAAGCACTATACGAACTCGGTCTCGATGTACTATGTCCTCATCTTGATTTTACGGAGTCTCATACAATTGCTGTAAATGTGTCTGAGTACGGTGGCGGAGAAGTTGTGGCGAAGAATCTTGAATTAGCTAATATCATTACAAATAAGAACCTGCTGCCACGCGATGAGAGCCCATCGAAACCAAGCGGTATCAGATTGGGGACGCAGGAGCTTACGAGAGTTGGCATGAAGGAAGCTGAAATGAAGGAAATCGCGCGCCTCATATGGAAAGTCGTTGTGAAAGAAGCCAAACCCGAGGTTGTAAAATCGGACGTTATCGAACTTAAGAAGCAGTTTACAAAAGTCCATTACTGTTTTGGGGAGGATCATGAGGCATACGCCTATCGCGAACTGATCTAA
- a CDS encoding 50S ribosomal protein L40e, whose product MARFKEAEERLLNKKICMKCYSRNAIKATRCRRCGYSGLRIKSKESKKKA is encoded by the coding sequence ATGGCACGATTCAAGGAAGCTGAAGAGAGGCTCTTAAACAAGAAAATATGCATGAAGTGCTATTCCCGCAATGCGATCAAGGCCACGAGATGCAGGCGCTGTGGTTACAGTGGCCTCAGGATTAAGTCCAAGGAAAGCAAGAAGAAAGCCTGA
- a CDS encoding DUF835 domain-containing protein has product MTIKKVLIADDNPAILEVVSELVSNAGYQPLTATGGRECLSKVESEKPDLILLDITMPDVDGWSVLRELKQKGITEKTKVIMLTAATDVSTDIFGLQDVVAGYIRKPFNNKDLEGRLKSVLEATQTVLPTAGAGERKKGVGFLAKIKVGRQVPDGMEKPASTAMRYELKRGFSYLIKEKKPKKSFEIFVDQVMHNIQGLCISRQHPEIIRKTWGLEKTPIIWLSNQLGKVYINPTNISILSDTIIRFIEKSGDSVILIDGIEFLVISNDFNKTLRMIHHVTEAVMEFKSRLILSVDPRAFDTRELALLERNMEIIDAMEEEGLKPLR; this is encoded by the coding sequence GTGACGATAAAGAAAGTCCTTATTGCTGACGATAACCCAGCAATTCTCGAAGTTGTATCTGAACTCGTATCGAATGCTGGCTATCAACCGCTTACTGCAACTGGGGGCAGAGAATGTCTTTCAAAAGTGGAGTCCGAGAAGCCGGATCTTATCCTTCTCGATATCACCATGCCAGATGTTGATGGCTGGAGCGTTTTGAGAGAATTGAAGCAAAAAGGGATTACCGAGAAAACGAAGGTCATAATGCTAACAGCTGCAACTGACGTAAGTACTGACATTTTCGGTCTTCAGGATGTTGTCGCGGGCTACATTCGGAAACCCTTCAACAATAAGGATTTGGAAGGAAGGTTGAAATCCGTATTGGAAGCAACGCAGACAGTTCTCCCGACAGCGGGAGCTGGAGAAAGAAAGAAAGGCGTCGGTTTTCTTGCCAAGATAAAAGTAGGACGGCAAGTTCCAGATGGAATGGAAAAGCCAGCGAGCACTGCGATGCGATATGAATTGAAGAGAGGTTTCAGCTATTTGATCAAAGAGAAGAAACCGAAAAAATCATTCGAGATCTTTGTGGATCAAGTAATGCACAATATACAGGGTCTCTGCATTTCAAGGCAGCATCCCGAAATCATAAGAAAGACCTGGGGGCTGGAGAAAACCCCAATCATATGGTTAAGCAACCAGCTGGGGAAAGTTTACATTAATCCAACTAATATCAGCATTCTGAGCGATACTATCATAAGATTTATAGAAAAGAGTGGAGACAGCGTCATACTCATTGACGGCATTGAGTTTCTTGTGATTAGCAATGATTTTAACAAAACACTGAGGATGATTCACCATGTCACAGAAGCTGTGATGGAGTTTAAATCTCGCTTAATACTTTCTGTGGATCCACGAGCTTTTGACACAAGGGAGCTTGCTCTTCTTGAAAGGAATATGGAAATAATCGATGCAATGGAGGAGGAGGGTTTAAAACCTCTCAGGTGA
- a CDS encoding replication factor C small subunit, which produces MKEIWIEKYRPRSLRDVIGQKEIVERLQSYCDSGNVPHLLFAGPAGTGKTTCAIALAKELFGESWKENFIELNASDERGIEVVRGKIKEFARTSPIGNANFKIIFLDEADALTPDAQAALRRTMERYSKTCRFILSCNYSSKIIEPIQSRCAVFRFRPLREEDVRKYLKYISKNEKVRITEDAVDAIAHIAQGDMRKAINSLQVAASIDDEVTVDVVYQTAGMARPEEVRRLLDTALSGDFMEARNILDELMIRYGLSGEDIIRQIHRTFFDLEIPDIEKVKLIDKTGEIEFRIVEGSNERIQLEALIAYLVLAGKASRS; this is translated from the coding sequence ATGAAAGAAATTTGGATTGAAAAGTATCGTCCGAGATCGCTCAGGGATGTCATAGGTCAAAAGGAAATCGTTGAACGGCTTCAGTCCTATTGTGATTCTGGAAACGTTCCTCATCTCCTATTCGCCGGACCCGCAGGGACAGGAAAAACGACTTGTGCTATCGCGCTTGCAAAGGAGTTGTTTGGCGAATCATGGAAGGAGAACTTCATCGAACTTAATGCATCGGATGAAAGGGGGATTGAGGTTGTAAGAGGAAAAATCAAGGAATTTGCCCGTACGTCCCCCATCGGAAATGCGAATTTCAAGATCATTTTTCTTGACGAAGCTGATGCCCTTACCCCAGATGCGCAAGCAGCACTCAGAAGGACAATGGAGCGATACAGCAAAACATGTCGGTTCATTCTTTCTTGCAATTATTCGTCCAAGATCATCGAGCCAATCCAATCGAGATGCGCGGTATTCAGATTCAGACCGCTACGGGAGGAAGACGTGAGGAAGTACTTGAAGTACATCTCGAAGAACGAGAAAGTCAGAATCACGGAAGATGCCGTTGATGCAATTGCCCATATCGCACAAGGTGACATGCGAAAAGCAATCAATTCTCTTCAGGTCGCAGCATCAATTGACGATGAGGTAACAGTGGATGTCGTGTATCAGACAGCTGGTATGGCAAGACCCGAAGAAGTTCGACGATTATTGGATACCGCTCTTTCTGGGGATTTCATGGAAGCGCGGAATATTCTTGATGAGTTGATGATTCGTTATGGGTTATCGGGCGAAGATATAATCAGGCAGATTCATCGGACCTTCTTCGATCTTGAAATACCCGATATCGAGAAAGTTAAGCTTATCGATAAGACAGGCGAGATTGAGTTTAGGATCGTAGAGGGAAGCAACGAGAGGATTCAACTTGAAGCCCTCATCGCATATCTAGTGCTTGCGGGGAAGGCATCAAGATCATGA
- the ribB gene encoding 3,4-dihydroxy-2-butanone-4-phosphate synthase: protein MFEKISRALEDLRNGKIILIYDSDDRERETDMVVASEMINPDIIRTLRKDAGGLICTTVHNDIREIIGIPYLADIFSDISSRYPILSKLSPNDIPYDTKSAFSITINHRKTFTGITDRDRALTISEFAKFARRALTAENGWAKEEFGHLFRSPGHVYLLNARKDLLVSRFGHTELATAIMVMANLTPTATICEMMGDDGNALRKDMAIDYAKSNDLVFLEGKDIIRAWHSGAWSR from the coding sequence ATGTTTGAAAAGATCAGCAGGGCGCTCGAAGATCTTCGAAATGGGAAAATCATTCTGATCTACGACTCCGATGACAGAGAAAGAGAAACAGACATGGTTGTAGCCTCTGAAATGATTAATCCAGATATCATAAGAACACTAAGAAAAGATGCTGGCGGTCTCATCTGTACCACAGTACATAATGATATTCGAGAGATTATAGGAATACCGTATCTTGCTGATATTTTCAGTGATATTTCAAGCCGTTATCCTATTCTATCGAAACTCAGTCCAAACGATATTCCGTATGATACAAAATCAGCATTTTCGATAACTATCAACCACCGCAAAACATTCACGGGAATAACCGACAGAGACAGGGCACTTACCATATCGGAGTTTGCTAAATTTGCCAGGCGGGCGTTGACTGCAGAGAATGGATGGGCCAAGGAAGAATTCGGACACCTTTTTAGATCACCTGGTCATGTGTATTTGTTGAATGCGAGAAAGGACCTTTTGGTCTCAAGATTTGGCCATACTGAGCTCGCCACCGCAATAATGGTTATGGCGAACCTCACACCTACCGCAACAATTTGCGAGATGATGGGCGATGATGGAAATGCTCTGCGAAAGGACATGGCAATTGACTATGCAAAAAGTAATGACCTAGTATTTCTGGAAGGGAAAGATATTATCCGTGCGTGGCACTCTGGTGCGTGGTCCCGATGA